The following coding sequences lie in one Sorghum bicolor cultivar BTx623 chromosome 6, Sorghum_bicolor_NCBIv3, whole genome shotgun sequence genomic window:
- the LOC8058712 gene encoding BTB/POZ domain-containing protein At1g67900, protein MKLMKLGTRPDSFFTSGPVRSVHTEVATDLQIQVDRSLFRLHKFPLLSKCQLLQALCADTDAVELRGFPGGADAFEACAKFCYGVAITVGAHNVVPLRCAAGRLGMTEAADRGNLAAKLDSFLASCLLRRWRDALAVLRSAGRCNALAAECEDLGVTSRCVEAVAMLITTDPAAAAAAGGNAALAARACSSSSSSSSPWWARDVSDLRVDLFWRVMVAVKAAGTVKGRAVGDALRTYARRWLPTVSRSGYLVVEQTDIISTADEGSFDFDVVARNSQLLVERMVSLLPAERNAAPCSFFLKLLKAANVLGASPASKAELTRRAALQLEDANVSDLLIPSCASETTLYDVDAVMAILEELALRQAAAGVPEASPPHARGHRRSRSAESSEFEGARRSTSAAASHGAMVRIGRLVDGFLMEVAKDPNLPLEKLIAIAEAVPDCARPEHDHLYRAVDTYLRVHPEMDKGSRKKLCRVLNCRKLSETASMHAAQNELLPLRVVVQVLFFENARAAAAALSGPGANNGRVAGVAGGVRALLAKSRREADGEEAAKNEQRLRRGIAAAAPGPDDGNDWSVEGLKRAASRISTLRMKLEEDEDADADADDEAFVHRARAGLVRSASARVRALCDCASAIPAGKPKRMLSRLWPSSSCRDGH, encoded by the exons ATGAAGCTCATGAAGCTCGGCACGCGCCCGGACTCCTTCTTCACCTCCGGGCCCGTCAG GTCTGTCCACACGGAGGTGGCCACCGACCTGCAAATCCAGGTGGATCGCAGCCTGTTCCGGCTCCACAAGTTCCCTCTGCTCTCCAAATGCCAGCTGCTGCAGGCTCTGTGCGCGGACACCGACGCCGTCGAGCTGCGGGGCTTCCCGGGCGGCGCGGACGCGTTCGAGGCCTGCGCCAAGTTCTGCTACGGCGTGGCCATCACGGTGGGCGCGCACAACGTCGTGCCGCTGCGCTGCGCGGCGGGGCGCCTCGGCATGACGGAGGCCGCCGACCGGGGCAACCTCGCCGCCAAGCTCGACTCCTTCCTGGCCTCCTGCCTGCTCCGCCGCTGGAGGGACGCGCTCGCCGTGCTCCGCTCCGCCGGCCGCTGCAACGCCTTGGCCGCCGAGTGCGAGGACCTCGGCGTCACGTCGCGGTGCGTCGAGGCCGTCGCCATGCTCATCACCACggaccccgccgccgccgccgccgccggcggcaacGCGGCGCTGGCGGCCAgggcctgctcctcctcctcgtcgtcgtcgtcgccgtggTGGGCGCGTGACGTCTCCGACCTCCGCGTCGACCTCTTCTGGCGCGTCATGGTGGCCGTCAAGGCGGCTGGCACCGTCAAAGGGAGAGCCGTCGGCGACGCGCTCAGGACCTACGCGCGCCGGTGGCTGCCGACCGTTTCCAGGAGCGGGTACCTGGTGGTCGAGCAGACCGACATCATCAGCACGGCCGACGAGGGGAGTTTCGATTTCGATGTGGTCGCCAGGAACAGCCAGCTTCTTGTCGAGAGGATGGTGAGCTTGCTCCCCGCCGAGAGGAACGCCGCCCCCTGCAGCTTCTTTCTCAAGCTTCTCAAGGCGGCTAACGTCCTGGGCGCGTCTCCCGCGTCCAAGGCGGAGCTCACGAGGCGGGCGGCGTTGCAGCTGGAAGACGCCAACGTGAGCGACCTCCTCATACCGTCGTGCGCGAGCGAGACGACGCTGTACGACGTGGACGCCGTGATGGCCATCCTCGAAGAGCTCGCGCTGCGGCAAGCGGCGGCGGGGGTCCCGGAGGCAAgcccgccgcacgcgcgcgGGCACAGACGGTCGCGGTCCGCCGAGAGCTCCGAGTTCGAGGGAGCGCGGCGGTCGACGTCCGCCGCGGCGTCGCACGGCGCGATGGTCAGGATCGGGAGGCTGGTCGATGGGTTCTTGATGGAGGTCGCCAAGGATCCCAACCTGCCGCTGGAGAAGCTGATCGCCATTGCCGAGGCCGTGCCGGACTGCGCCCGCCCGGAGCACGACCATCTTTACCGAGCCGTCGACACTTATCTCAGA GTGCATCCGGAGATGGACAAGGGTTCGAGGAAGAAGCTGTGCAGGGTTCTCAACTGCAGGAAGCTCTCCGAGACGGCGTCCATGCACGCCGCCCAGAACGAGCTGCTGCCGCTCCGGGTCGTCGTGCAGGTGCTCTTCTTCGAGAACgcacgcgcggcggcggcggcgctgtccgGCCCCGGGGCCAACAACGGCCGCGTCGCGGGCGTGGCGGGTGGCGTCAGGGCGTTGCTCGCCAAGTCAAGGAGGGAGGCAGACGGCGAGGAGGCGGCCAAGAACGAGCAAAGGCTCCGGCGGggcatcgccgccgccgcgcctggCCCTGACGACGGCAACGACTGGAGCGTGGAGGGGCTGAAACGCGCGGCGTCGAGGATCTCGACCCTGAGGATGAAgctggaggaggacgaggacgcgGACGCGGACGCGGACGACGAGGCGTTCGTGCACAGGgcgcgcgcggggctggtccgGAGCGCGTCCGCCCGCGTCAGGGCGCTCTGCGACTGCGCGAGCGCGATCCCGGCTGGGAAGCCCAAGCGGATGCTGAGCAGGCTGTGGCCGTCGAGCTCGTGCAGAGACGGTCACTGA
- the LOC8058713 gene encoding pentatricopeptide repeat-containing protein At2g15630, mitochondrial produces the protein MAPPTSPAAVAAAARASPTPAAALALFKSALSADRALCPLSVLPHLAASPSLPHLLLTASAAARPHATSLRFYAQLKSLSVPIPVASLHPLLSSLPSAPAFALFADIYRLRLPLCTTTFNIMLRHLCATGKPVRALELLRQMPRPNAVTYNTVIAGFCARGRVQAALEVMREMRERGGIAPDKYTYATLISGWCKIGRMEDAAKVFDEMLTQGEVAPSAVMYNALIGGYCDRGKLDVALQYREDMVQRGVAMTVATYNLLVHALFMDGRASDAYAVLEEMQRNGLSPDVFTYNILINGYCKEGNEKKALEVFEEMSRKGVRATAVTYTSLIYAFSRKGQVQETDRLFKVAVKKGIRPDVVMYNALINSHCAGGDMERAFEIMAEMEKKRIPPDDVTYNTLIRGFCLLGRLDEARGLIDEMTKRGIQPDLVSYNTLISGYSMKGDIKDALRVRDKMMDKGFNPTLLTYNALIQGLCKNGQGDDAENLMKEMVGKGITPDDSTYISLIEGLTTVDEQMSAADAAKA, from the coding sequence ATGGCGCCGCCCACCTCCCCCGCCGCCGTGGCGGCGGCTGCCCGCGCGTCTCCGACGCCGGCCGCTGCGCTCGCGCTCTTCAAGTCGGCGCTTTCCGCGGACCGTGCCCTGTGCCCGCTCTCCGTGCTCCCGCACCTCGCCGCGTCCCCGTCGCTGCCGCACCTCCTCCtcaccgcctccgccgccgcgcgcccccACGCCACCTCCCTCCGCTTCTACGCGCAGCTCAAGTCGCTCTCCGTCCCCATCCCcgtcgcctcgctccacccgctGCTCTCCTCGCTCCCCTCCGCCCCGGCCTTCGCGCTCTTCGCCGACATCTACCGCCTCCGCCTGCCGCTCTGCACCACCACCTTCAACATCATGCTCCGCCACCTCTGCGCCACGGGGAAGCCCGTGCGCGCGCTCGAGCTGCTCCGCCAGATGCCCCGCCCCAACGCCGTCACCTACAACACCGTCATAGCCGGGTTCTGCGCGCGCGGCCGTGTCCAGGCGGCGCTGGAGGTCATGCGCGAGATGCGGGAGCGCGGAGGGATTGCTCCCGACAAGTACACCTATGCCACGCTGATCTCTGGGTGGTGCAAGATCGGCAGAATGGAGGACGCCGCGAAGGTGTTCGACGAAATGCTGACCCAGGGAGAGGTGGCGCCATCTGCAGTGATGTACAACGCATTGATCGGTGGCTACTGTGACAGGGGCAAACTGGATGTGGCTCTGCAATACCGGGAGGATATGGTACAGCGAGGGGTTGCCATGACGGTTGCTACATACAATTTACTTGTGCACGCGTTGTTCATGGATGGACGTGCATCAGATGCTTATGCTGTGCTTGAGGAGATGCAGAGGAATGGTCTTTCCCCAGACGTGTTCACTTATAACATACTAATCAATGGGTATTGCAAAGAGGGCAATGAGAAGAAAGCATTGGAGGTGTTTGAGGAGATGTCTCGGAAAGGGGTGCGTGCAACTGCAGTGACCTACACGTCGTTGATATATGCTTTCTCCCGGAAAGGCCAAGTTCAGGAGACGGATAGGTTGTTTAAAGTGGCCGTGAAGAAGGGCATCAGGCCTGATGTTGTCATGTACAATGCTCTGATCAATAGCCACTGCGCAGGTGGAGATATGGAAAGAGCATTTGAGATCATGGCAGAGATGGAGAAGAAGAGGATCCCTCCGGATGATGTGACGTACAATACACTGATAAGGGGGTTTTGCTTGCTTGGGCGACTCGATGAAGCTCGTGGGCTCATTGATGAGATGACAAAGAGGGGTATCCAGCCAGACCTTGTTAGCTATAACACGCTGATCAGCGGCTATAGCATGAAGGGTGACATAAAGGACGCTTTGAGAGTCCGGGATAAGATGATGGATAAGGGGTTCAATCCAACACTTTTGACATATAATGCGCTTATACAGGGGTTATGCAAGAATGGACAGGGAGATGACGCCGAGAACCTGATGAAAGAGATGGTGGGGAAGGGCATCACCCCAGATGACAGCACATATATCTCCCTGATTGAGGGACTTACCACTGTAGATGAACAAATGTCTGcggcagatgctgcaaaagcttGA